A window of the Egibacter rhizosphaerae genome harbors these coding sequences:
- the hpt gene encoding hypoxanthine phosphoribosyltransferase: MSDQHPDIESVLIDTGRIDQRLAELAARIDRDYAGGDVLLVGVLKGAFVLMSDLARHVTVPVQCDFMAVSSYGSSTQSSGVVRILKDLDTDIAGRHVLLVEDILDSGLTLRYLVRSLNARHPASLGVLTLLTKPDPSRPDVPVTYEGFAIPNVFVVGYGLDYAERYRNLPYVGVLRPEVYGASG, from the coding sequence CTGTCGGATCAACACCCCGACATCGAGAGCGTCCTGATCGACACCGGGCGCATCGATCAGCGGCTCGCCGAGCTCGCCGCGAGGATCGACCGGGACTACGCGGGCGGCGACGTGCTGCTGGTGGGGGTGCTGAAGGGCGCCTTCGTGCTGATGAGCGACCTCGCGCGGCACGTCACCGTGCCGGTCCAGTGCGACTTCATGGCCGTGTCGAGCTACGGCTCGTCGACGCAGAGCTCTGGGGTCGTCCGGATCCTCAAGGACCTGGACACCGACATCGCCGGGCGGCACGTGCTGCTGGTCGAGGACATCCTCGATTCCGGCCTCACCCTGCGCTACCTCGTCCGCAGCCTGAACGCGCGACATCCCGCGAGCCTCGGGGTCCTGACCCTGCTGACCAAGCCGGATCCGAGCCGACCCGACGTGCCGGTGACCTACGAGGGCTTCGCGATCCCGAACGTCTTCGTGGTCGGCTACGGGCTCGACTACGCCGAGCGCTACCGCAACCTGCCCTACGTGGGTGTTCTGCGCCCCGAGGTCTACGGAGCCTCCGGCTAG
- a CDS encoding ABC transporter permease has translation MATASAPAPNAPPPGTASAPRDSRESSRRGRPPVALVVPAVLAALAALLPLSYLVLRALDDGGQAVDRLRSAQTVDVLANTLLLTGLVTIGCIAIGVPLAWLVTRTDLPARRTWTVLAALPLVIPSYVASYAFIAAFGPGGVLAELTPVVPPSIYGLPGAVLVLVLVSYPYVLLTVRGALLGADPSLEDASRSLGVSRAATFRRVTLPLLRPAIGAGGLLVALYALSDFGAVSLLRFDSFTRAIYNSYRAGFDRTGAVVLALVLVALTAALLLIEARFRGRARQHRAGSGATRTAHPVRLGRWKWPAVAFVASVVGLALVVPLGVLGYWLARGVAEGEPLRLAGQSWVAAWGSVRAAGLAAVAAAALAIPVAVLSVRYRRGSTILLERATYLGYALPGVVIALALVFFGARWGGPLYQSLAMLVFAYVVLFLPQAVGATRATALQLPPSLEDAARGLGEPAWKVLWRVTIPLLRPGVIAGGALVFLTAMKELPATLLLGPTGGRTLATDVWNATNEAFFARAAAPALLLVLIAGVPMALLLHRRHGLGGFA, from the coding sequence ATGGCCACCGCCAGCGCGCCGGCGCCGAACGCGCCGCCACCTGGCACCGCGTCGGCGCCACGGGACTCGCGCGAGTCGTCACGTCGTGGGCGCCCGCCGGTCGCGTTGGTGGTCCCGGCGGTCCTCGCCGCCCTCGCCGCGCTGCTGCCCCTCTCGTACCTCGTGTTGCGCGCCCTCGACGACGGGGGTCAGGCGGTCGACCGCCTCCGGTCCGCCCAGACCGTCGACGTGCTGGCGAACACCCTGCTGCTCACCGGCCTCGTGACGATCGGCTGTATCGCGATCGGTGTGCCGCTCGCGTGGCTCGTCACCCGGACGGACCTCCCGGCGCGTCGCACGTGGACCGTCCTCGCGGCCCTGCCGCTGGTGATCCCGAGCTACGTGGCGAGCTACGCGTTCATCGCGGCGTTCGGTCCCGGGGGTGTGCTCGCCGAGCTGACGCCGGTCGTCCCGCCGAGCATCTACGGGTTGCCGGGGGCCGTGCTCGTGCTCGTGCTCGTGAGCTACCCGTACGTCCTGCTCACGGTCCGCGGGGCGTTGCTCGGGGCCGACCCGTCGCTCGAGGACGCGAGCCGCAGTCTCGGCGTGTCGCGCGCGGCGACGTTCCGGCGGGTCACGCTGCCGCTGCTCCGTCCCGCGATCGGGGCGGGCGGGCTCCTGGTCGCCCTGTACGCGCTGAGTGACTTCGGAGCCGTGAGCCTGCTGCGGTTCGACTCGTTCACGCGGGCCATCTACAACAGTTACCGGGCGGGCTTCGACCGGACCGGGGCGGTGGTCCTGGCCCTCGTCCTCGTCGCGCTCACCGCTGCGCTGCTCCTCATCGAGGCGCGGTTCCGCGGGCGTGCGCGCCAGCACCGCGCTGGCTCCGGTGCGACGCGCACCGCCCACCCGGTGCGGCTCGGCCGTTGGAAGTGGCCCGCCGTGGCCTTCGTCGCGAGCGTCGTCGGGCTGGCGCTGGTGGTGCCGCTGGGCGTGCTGGGGTACTGGTTGGCGCGGGGGGTCGCCGAGGGGGAGCCCCTGCGGCTCGCCGGCCAGAGCTGGGTCGCGGCCTGGGGCTCGGTGCGAGCCGCGGGCCTCGCGGCGGTCGCGGCGGCCGCTCTCGCGATCCCGGTCGCGGTGCTGTCGGTGCGGTACCGCCGCGGCAGCACGATCCTGCTGGAACGCGCGACCTACCTCGGGTACGCGCTGCCGGGCGTCGTGATCGCACTGGCGCTCGTGTTCTTCGGGGCGCGTTGGGGAGGCCCGCTCTACCAGAGCCTCGCGATGCTGGTGTTCGCCTACGTCGTCCTCTTCCTGCCGCAGGCGGTGGGTGCCACGCGCGCGACGGCGCTGCAGCTGCCCCCCTCCCTGGAGGACGCCGCTCGCGGCCTCGGTGAGCCCGCCTGGAAGGTCCTGTGGCGGGTGACCATCCCGTTGCTCCGGCCCGGCGTCATCGCCGGGGGCGCGCTCGTGTTCCTGACCGCGATGAAGGAGCTGCCGGCAACCCTCCTGCTCGGCCCCACCGGGGGGCGTACGCTGGCCACCGACGTCTGGAACGCGACGAACGAAGCGTTCTTCGCACGGGCCGCGGCTCCCGCGCTGCTGCTCGTGCTCATCGCCGGGGTGCCGATGGCGTTGCTGCTGCACCGCCGGCACGGCTTGGGTGGGTTCGCATGA